In Ananas comosus cultivar F153 linkage group 10, ASM154086v1, whole genome shotgun sequence, the sequence TCTAGTAATCATTTGATAACCAGCTTGATCAGATCAAGGATCAAAAAAGCAAAGCATGCCCGTTTAGTACTTCATACTCGCAACATAATAAGATCAATTTAAGTTGAATCAGCAAGGTCTCCTTTCACAAGTAGGTCATTTAGAGGCAACTATGGTCTAGCAGAAAATAAATCAAGATACAATAAATAGTTACGACCTTGGTGCAGCCATATCAGATGAAGTCTAAAGAAGGTACAAGAAGAAACTTCCTACAGCATTATTCATGTACTTTGTCAAGAATTAACTAGCTTAATAAAACATCTTGTTATTTGTcataatattatagtatataacAGGGTTTCTTAAAGAACAACAAGCAACCATGCTAAATAGAGTACAGGGATACCCTATAAGAAAAGTTTGTCCAATAATACTATGCTATGATGATAAAGAGGTGAAGAGAAATACTTGGAGAATCAAAAAGTTTAACATCAGAACAAATCTAAACTTTAGGTCAATTGAGTATGATTTATATTAGGTTCTAAACAAAGTGTGCACAAGTATAAAACACCTGATTTGTCATCTCAATAGGAAATTCTCGCATATGGTCAGAAAAGCAAGTTCATTTACTTTACCTGAACTAATAGGACTCCATAGCTGTAACCTGAAAGGGGACGGCACATTGAAAACAGAGTTGGCCGTGCTATTATGCCTGAAAAGTGGCAGGTATGATCTCCGGAAAATTCTAGGGCCCCAGTTGCTAACACATAATAGGGCAAACAATAGTAACAATACTGAAATGGCAAATAATATCCAAATAATATTTGGGTTTATATCTGAATGCAGTATTCTGTATCCTGGAAGCTCAATCTTGCTCGACAATGCTTGCCCAGCCTCTTGTAATGCGACGCCCAGCGTCCAAGTGATACTGCCAGAGCCAATCACGACTTGCTTATCCTCAATATGTAATCCATCTCTCAAGAGTGATGCAATATATGGAGCCCTAAAACAATACTGTTCGATAAAAGGCTGTGGGGCAACACTATTTTTGGCAACTTCCCACGTTTTCCCACAGAATTGCTTGCCCAACTTCAGAACATCATCAATAgtagaatcggaggtcaaattGAAAAACCGAAACACGACAAAGAAGCCAGACATTGCATAGAATTGCCCACGAGGCTCAGGTACATTGTCAGCAAGGGCACACGGTTTGAGCCCACAATCGATGGCTGAGCTTGTATTAGACCATTCGGAACGATTCACTGCTATCTTTGCGAGAGCACTGCACTCATCCCAATTAGGAGAACCAACTAGTTCAACAGCTGTTCCCACCTGTCCTTTGCCCACACTTTTCCCTCCAGCAGAAGGACTTCCTGCTTGGTTAAGTGTGCCACAGTGAGAACAGGTATACTGTTCTTTGTACCCAGTTTGCAAGCATGGATGGTTGATCTCTATTTTACCCTTCTTTGTAGCTGTTGCTGCTCCCTGCTTTTTAAAAAGATGTGCTACCGATTTGCCAAATGCATCATTTAATCCATAGCCTGGTAGAGAATATGCACTAAGGTGATGATTGACGGATCCAATTCTCAAATCTATACTTGTCTCATCCTGCATGGATTCCTCCATTTCAAAAGTAACTTGCAACGAAGAACCGCCCAAATCGAGTGAACCAAAGGTCATTTTTGATTGCAAGGAACCTAACATACCGGTTTGGTGGTTGAGGGCTATCCACCCAAAATAAGCTTCTTCCATGCCGCTAATAATCTTAACCCATTCTCTTCTACAAATAAATGacgaatttttcaaaatcttcCATGCTTTGTTGAGAAGCCACTGCGAGTCCGAACTTGGTAGCCTGCGAACACCGGCAGTCGCATATAAGAAAAGAGAGGTCCGTTTATGGGCCTCTTTAGGGATCTGCTTCTCGGCCCACTTAAGGAGTGGCTTTATTGCAGCTTTCAAGCCCGATTCATTTCTTACGAGTTTGTCAAACCCCGGCTCAGTTTCCATTCGCTGGTATGCACGCCCACTCTGAGCCTTGGATTTACGTGGAGGATCCTCGGGAATAGATTTTAAGGTAATAGGGAAATTAATATTCCCCTTTCTCCGATCGATGAACCACTCATAGACATATACTCGTGTGCCCGTGCTACCGCAATCAAGGATCACGTAATACTCAGAAGCTCCATGGGAAGTACTAAAATATCTAACACATACATAAATCAGAAGAATCGCTAAGACAAGGGCAATAGAACCAAAAATTGCCCGTACCCACTTCTTTCTTTTAGTTGGGGAAGACGGAGGGGGTCGCTCCTTTGAAAAGCTTGTAGGATTACCTTCTCTTTGTAGAGAACGGAGAGGATTTGCACGCCCATGCCTTTGATCGTTTTCGAGgatagggtttctctctccttgATCGGCTTTCAAGAATGTTGGGAGGTCTTGGAGAGATGAAGAGGGCCGCATATTTGTGGAGTGTCCAAGTCTAAGTGATGCCCAACTATGGTTTTAATATGCTAAAATAAGCGACCACAAGAAGCCTCGCAAGTGGGAAAACTGGTAATGTAGCATGTTATAATGGGCAGGAAAGAAAGACTTTGGCACGCTTACATGGCATCTGGCCGCAGCAAAGAGGCTAAATCGGATAACTTCTGGAAAACGACTCCAAATCTCTGCTTATCGATATCTGAAATGTAGTGGAATCAAGAAACCGGAATAAGATTTCaataaaaatcaatttcttGTTTAGTGATAGAATACACCAGTAATGTAATCAATAATCATAAAGTTCAACTCCTACAAATAGAAATTAAACTGGGCCATGGGGCTCTAACCATTTATTCACTAGACCCAGCTGTAAATGTGAGTATCTTTTGTCCCCTTCCTAAAATCAAAAGTCTTTTGTGTGAGACCTTTCAAATCGAGTTTTGTCGATTAAATATGAGTATCAAAGCAATGAAGAAACAAATAATAGTTCATCGTTTTGAGGTTTGGCTGGTCCTGAAAAAAAATAGATCGTTCTGAATAGTTTCGGACTGGACAAAAGCTAATTCTTAGGTCATAGCAGAAGCTCGCTAAATTCAGCCGGTTTCAGTACATTTCAAGCTGTTTCTTTTacagcatttttcttttttgtttcctgTTCTGGCTCAATGATATGCATATGAGTACACCATAGTCACATAAACTGAATTCACCAAAATGAAAAGGAAGCGAGAGGCGGGCTGCTTTGTTTCCTTTATAAAAGGAAGAGGGACATGGGTTTTCAAAAAGAAATTCTTTTCATCTCCTTTCTATTTCACACACAcgaaaaaaaaccaaaactaataataataataataataataataataataatacagcGAGGAACATGAAGAACAAGATATAGAAAAGGAATGCAAGTCCTGAAGGAAATgccatcaataataataataataatacagcGAGGAACATGAAGAACAAGATATAGAAAAGGAATGCAAGTCCTGAAGGAAATGCCATCTAGTGAAAATCAACTAGGTTGGAAAACTCTAGGAAGAAGCTAGTACACCAATTGGTTCATCAGCTTAGTACTCACAACAGTTAGTACCAAGTAATGAGACTATGCTAGCAACATGAAGTAAAACCTACACATTACCAATGCAGCGAACTCCTTACACAAAGCAGACTAAATAGGCATTGCTATAACGAgcatataagttatttttagcTTGAATAACTCAAAAGATGgacaaaatagataaaataaagtgatTTACAATATACCAGCTGGAACAGTCCTACATTATTGGCTAATTCCAATAAAAAGACCATCAAATATTAGGGGGCCATATTAGAAATGTAAACACAAGTTCGCACCATATCTTACATTACAGAGAGAATATGCACGTTTGCATATCCACATATGTTACCAAACATTTTAAATACTACCGTAGACATGTGCATGAATATACAAATGCGATAATTCTGCACCCAAAATTGAGGCGTAATAGCAGCTAACATCACTAGCGGCCTCGAAACTTTGTTTTCATAGCCAAATTTCTCACTCAATTTAGAGATTGATTAATCCCACAAATTTGGTTATCATCTAATTACAATCAGAGTACGCACTATCCGGACTCTCCTACACACATGAACATCTAAAGCTACAAACCCCTTATAATGACAACTCTAACCACCTCCCGAGTCCCAAACCACTCTCCCTAAATTCACCATGAGTTCCAAGAGAGCAAAAAGGCAACCTTTATACCTTCCATCAACACCATTACCCACAAATCCCAAATTACACTACAACTACTAGATCAAAAACTCTACATTGATCCCAAGTTCCTCTTTTCCGCAATCGGAGTCAAAACCCTAACGCAATCTCAGCTATTGGATCACAACGGACATCTACAATTGACGAATTGATACCTAAATCCGATCAAAatacgagcgaaaacggagacaAATCGATCAAATTGAGAGGATAGCGAGAACAGGGGGCGGATCTCAGAGAGGGGTCGAATCCCCCCCAAAGAGGACACGGAGAAGGGCGACTCACCTACCCCCTCGGCCATATCCGACGGCGGAGGTGGCTGCGCCGCCGGATCAGCGGCGGCGGTGCCGGAGGAGATCGCCGGAGACGGTGgtggtttagagagagagagagagagagagagagaggagagagagagagagagttgggcgaagatagagaaagagtaaaagaaaagaaaatgtgagagagagagagagagagagagattcaaaCGACACTAACACTAAAATACGAGTGTATAAAATTGgagagacccctcaactatagataATTTTGAAATCGGTACCTAAACTTCAATTTTGGCCTAATTACAAAGTCCCCCtacattttagtttttaaaaatggGTCCAAAAAGGGGGAGTAATTGGGGAATTATGTTgtaaaaactttattaaaataagttgaTACATAACATTATTCCAAATCTCAATATTTATctaatttggaatttaaaaaataaataaaaaatagattaagAATGCCTCCAAATTAATAGTTTagtgaataattttatttaattaatatagttCTGCCACATTATTGTAATTAACTTTacctatcaatttatttttaaaaaattttatagcttTTTTGAAATAATGGCAAAATATAGGAGAGTAATTTGTGTAATTTTTAGTGCGGGGATTATTGAGGCGAGAGATAAAGTGGTAGAGCATTTTTTGCAATTTAGCCTTAAATTATTGtttagatttattaaatttttatcttttcttggAATTGAATTATtggaattaattaaattagagattCTAAGAATTTCTTAGGAACTTTaccaaatttgtaaaataaaattatataatttaatagctAATAGTTAATAGTGTTAGtacattaataaaaatttaatttaagtaagataataatttatattaaaaattaaagttgaatttgtatggaaaaaaaataactagGGATCTTTTTTATAATGGCCTGAAAAAATAAAGGGTTCATATCAAATTTGTCACGGCTTGGAGTATGACACGTGGGACCCACAGGAGCCACGTGGGTCCCACGTGTAAGTTTCACGAGGTGAGGGGTGTAACCGTTGCACCGAGTAGGGGGTGCAACGTTATGTTatgtaatgtaatgtaataaatacattattttagtaataaaatCCCATCAAGCTCCTAATTTTTTTCTAGTATTCTCCAATTTAATTAACTTCACCGTTTGCGTCTATCACAAATATCTTAAGTCGAGATGTAACATCCTGCTTCCCAAGGGTCAACCATCCTAAAGCTATTTTAGTTCTAATacgcttaatttttttaatcttttagccGGACCGCCGCCCAAATTAAGCGTATTAAAGCTAGAATAGCTCTAGTATGGATGACTTACTAGGAAGCGGGATattataattggtatcagagtcaattaccagtcggaagtgtgagataagtttCGATTTAGTCATGATTTGAATTGTAGGCTAAATTATGGTATAACTGATAAGGCTGATGAAACTACTTTCATATTTTCTGGCGTTTGTGAGTGTGCTCGAGTTTGACAAAAATGTCAAGCTataaagggggaaaaaaatatgTCATCCCTAAATTTtggaatagttctatatattagATACTTCCTAGAGATTAAGAAGATTAAGTGTATTAGGATTAGAATAGTTCTAGAATGGATAACcttccactacaacaaaaacggtttatagcgacacttttaaatataggtacatatcaaaaaaaatgctgctagctaaaattattgatacttttaaaaagtgttgctatatgtggggtcgctaggtatatagtgacagttaaagagtgtcgctataacctaaaagagtgctgctaatttaccaaNTGTTATGTAATAAATACGTTATTTTAgtaataaaagatatttttataagtatataaagtattttaaaaataattttaatagattAAAATTGTTTCTGAAAATAAACttgtttttattataaataagcaCCTgccttaaaaaattaattttaaatacttttatatacttataaaactatttttgatattttcaatttagataaattacacgatatttataatattttacattttaaataaattcggctaaaaatataaaaaattaatagaaatacCGGCTCATAAACTGTATTTGAGGGGATCCTTTAACATACACTAATGATTCGctctatttttagttttttaatatttgacgATGTTAAATATATAGGATTgtattttaaagaaattttttttttgacagatattttaaagaaaaattttaattagatcaATCCCctgttaaatatataatttcttatttaaaagaatattgTCGCAAATAATTAGACTTTGGCTTTATCTTACATCCCTTCACCAAAGGATAAATATTTGAGCcttatattatcaaatttttaaaaaatattaaaaatttaaaagggcATGTAAAATTTATGATGAAAAGGGATAAGATTTACATGCTTTTTATGGAGGTGTAAAGCTAGTATTTTTGTGAGACCCCGTATAGTttcatatataagatataataaggcaagaactcttaacccgacttaagcattttgggtgttGGCTagatccaagaggttaagagagttaagcgtgttaggatgggagtagtcctaaaATGGGTGATCTCCTGAAAAGTTGTGGCGTCATGTacagttggtatcaaagccaattaCCAATCGGAAGTGTGAAATGAGTTTCAGCTGAgttagggtcggaatgacaag encodes:
- the LOC109716347 gene encoding probable apyrase 7 isoform X2, which translates into the protein MRPSSSLQDLPTFLKADQGERNPILENDQRHGRANPLRSLQREGNPTSFSKERPPPSSPTKRKKWVRAIFGSIALVLAILLIYVCVRYFSTSHGASEYYVILDCGSTGTRVYVYEWFIDRRKGNINFPITLKSIPEDPPRKSKAQSGRAYQRMETEPGFDKLVRNESGLKAAIKPLLKWAEKQIPKEAHKRTSLFLYATAGVRRLPSSDSQWLLNKAWKILKNSSFICRREWVKIISGMEEAYFGWIALNHQTGMLGSLQSKMTFGSLDLGGSSLQVTFEMEESMQDETSIDLRIGSVNHHLSAYSLPGYGLNDAFGKSVAHLFKKQGAATATKKGKIEINHPCLQTGYKEQYTCSHCGTLNQAGSPSAGGKSVGKGQVGTAVELVGSPNWDECSALAKIAVNRSEWSNTSSAIDCGLKPCALADNVPEPRGQFYAMSGFFVVFRFFNLTSDSTIDDVLKLGKQFCGKTWEVAKNSVAPQPFIEQYCFRAPYIASLLRDGLHIEDKQVVIGSGSITWTLGVALQEAGQALSSKIELPGYRILHSDINPNIIWILFAISVLLLLFALLCVSNWGPRIFRRSYLPLFRHNSTANSVFNVPSPFRLQLWSPISSGDGRIKMPLSPTVAASDQHPFSQIQLMESSIHPLGVSHSYSAGSLGQMQFPNGFGSFWSPHRGQTTLQSRRSQSREDLSASLAEAHLGKV
- the LOC109716347 gene encoding probable apyrase 7 isoform X1; the encoded protein is MAEGVDIDKQRFGVVFQKLSDLASLLRPDAIWASLRLGHSTNMRPSSSLQDLPTFLKADQGERNPILENDQRHGRANPLRSLQREGNPTSFSKERPPPSSPTKRKKWVRAIFGSIALVLAILLIYVCVRYFSTSHGASEYYVILDCGSTGTRVYVYEWFIDRRKGNINFPITLKSIPEDPPRKSKAQSGRAYQRMETEPGFDKLVRNESGLKAAIKPLLKWAEKQIPKEAHKRTSLFLYATAGVRRLPSSDSQWLLNKAWKILKNSSFICRREWVKIISGMEEAYFGWIALNHQTGMLGSLQSKMTFGSLDLGGSSLQVTFEMEESMQDETSIDLRIGSVNHHLSAYSLPGYGLNDAFGKSVAHLFKKQGAATATKKGKIEINHPCLQTGYKEQYTCSHCGTLNQAGSPSAGGKSVGKGQVGTAVELVGSPNWDECSALAKIAVNRSEWSNTSSAIDCGLKPCALADNVPEPRGQFYAMSGFFVVFRFFNLTSDSTIDDVLKLGKQFCGKTWEVAKNSVAPQPFIEQYCFRAPYIASLLRDGLHIEDKQVVIGSGSITWTLGVALQEAGQALSSKIELPGYRILHSDINPNIIWILFAISVLLLLFALLCVSNWGPRIFRRSYLPLFRHNSTANSVFNVPSPFRLQLWSPISSGDGRIKMPLSPTVAASDQHPFSQIQLMESSIHPLGVSHSYSAGSLGQMQFPNGFGSFWSPHRGQTTLQSRRSQSREDLSASLAEAHLGKV